One window of the Helicoverpa zea isolate HzStark_Cry1AcR chromosome 7, ilHelZeax1.1, whole genome shotgun sequence genome contains the following:
- the LOC124631723 gene encoding uncharacterized protein LOC124631723 isoform X3: MARWLKALAAVLLLAAAATARKSPAPSKHEPQIEEVTAKQLERVLEDKDFVAVYWYARSCVTCDKVLEELEKIDDDTDTFGVDFVKINDKRLAKQYGITKFPALTYFREKEPIIYEGDLMDEESVLDFLTSLEAMDLPDRIEEVNQKILGKIIEDTDYVAVLFCPDHKSCGPSNNKPECKKCAKALQELENIDDEADQLGIGFVKIHDEELAEEYNLGDLPRLVYYRHQIPIIYEGELSREEDVLEWLIANKSTGDEEDIIEDVTAKTLNTLIGNVDNLVVLFYDHGDDESMTVLAELEKIDDDCDRHGIQFVKIDDTKAAKDFGIDDVPSIVYFEKQIPNVYDGDLENEEEILEWLVDQLEKDEIEDVTDEMLDRLIKDGKTVAVLFYDNNDRKSQKVLNELENIDDECDQLGIAFVKIDNDDEAQEYGIEKVPTLLYFEKGIPTYYEGNLEEEEKVLDWLRHQSESDEIEDITDEMLDLIIDKMQYVAVLFYDKDQKKSQKILAELENIDDECDQNDIAFVKIDDDKEAKEYGIETIPTMVFFERGIPHVYEGDLMKEEELLGWLLHQKRHSEIPEVTDEMMDKLIVSTPYLAVIFYDKDDKQDIRILNELENIDDELEKEGIVIVRMDNENEAKEYGIDHLPTLVYFEENIPAIYEGDLMNEDEVLEWLIEQKNSATIEEVTDEILTDLIEEHEYVVVYFSGNCEEGEECDNILDELENIDDELDETGIIFVTTEDITLAKKYGIKTFPTLVFFRNKDPLIYKGDIEDEDEVLAWLTDEDTLEIPGKIEEVNGRMLEKILEENDHVVVFFYKEGDKKSQKILSELENIDDECEEKDIDFVKTSDDGIDKEYDLSDLPALAFYRHKFRTIYEGDLMHEEAILKWVLELHSSQPDVIENVDRKTLKDLINDVEHLAVFFYSEDCDTCDDILEELETIDDDTDKHGIQFVKSKDSKLASDIGIFSFPALVYYETGVPIMYDGDLLDESEVLDWMVKQKEDESIEEIDRDQLFKYIETKEFLAVVFYKEEDPNSPKVLRHVELIDDEAAEYGIKIVKCHDRLMAKKYGFRNPPGITYFRKTKAINYDGDIDDEEEILDWLTNPENMELTDHIEKVNRKMFQKIRQTSDYVAVFFYSNDCKQCPKVLAEIEHIDDDADDSGINFVKIDDRQMAKEFGVFALPAVLFFKMGSKDPVIYAGDLYDEQQLLSWLLTQKNPAGDVIEALEGQDLLDLIEESGSLAVYFYRDVTDSLDCEQCAGILEELENIDDDCDRHEIKFVKTQDYSIAESYGVTDFPVLVYFENNVPNVYEGSLAEEEEVLQWLITQKTEDRIELITRVMLEKMVEETQYLAVYFYKLNCHICDHILEGLESIDDECDVYGIHMVKIQDPQLAKRYSIKTFPAMVYFRNGNPLLFEGDLQNEESILEWLIDDDNRELADEIESVNDRMLERLLYESHLLVVFFYDDEDCAECEEILESLEQIDGEVDQFGIDFVKIASAEAAATYNIVNIPSLVYFRKQIPMLYDGDLHQVDRILQWLTSQDVFEIKNEIEEVNRKMLDKLLEENEFLAVYFYEKSTESRAVLDKLENIDSETDNLDITFVKMQDPRYARKWGVTKLPAIVYFRKRFPSIYRGDLMSEDEVLEWLRKNRFRQPELNIFMYALIALSIAFVMYTAFLLQCFKPAPPAPAPHPKQA; encoded by the exons GGATAGAAGAAGTCAACCAAAAGATCCTCGGGAAAATCATCGAGGACACGGACTATGTAGCCGTTCTCTTCT GTCCTGATCACAAAAGTTGCGGCCCGTCAAACA ATAAACCGGAGTGTAAAAAATGTGCGAAGGCTCTGCAAGAGCTGGAGAACATTGATGACGAGGCTGACCAACTCGGGATCGGTTTCGTGAAGATCCACGACGAGGAACTAGCCGAGGAGTACAATCTTGGAGACTTGCCAAGACTGGTCTACTACAGGCATCAGATACCTATTATCTATGAAG GTGAGCTGAGCAGAGAAGAGGATGTACTGGAATGGTTGATTGCCAACAAATCTACCGGTGATGAAGAGGATATCATTGAAGATGTTACAGCAAAAACTTTGAACACCTTGATTGGGAACGTGGACAACCTTGTCGTACTCTTCT ACGACCACGGCGACGACGAGTCAATGACGGTCCTAGCTGAGCTCGAGAAGATAGACGATGACTGCGACCGCCACGGCATTCAGTTCGTCAAGATTGATGACACTAAGGCGGCTAAGGACTTCGGCATCGATGACGTACCATCCATCGTCTACTTCGAAAAGCAGATTCCCAATGTTTACGACG gtGACCTTGAGAACGAAGAAGAAATCCTGGAATGGCTGGTCGATCAATTAGAAAAGGATGAAATTGAAGATGTCACCGATGAAATGTTGGACCGTCTCATCAAAGACGGCAAAACTGTCGCCGTGttatttt ATGATAATAACGATCGTAAATCACAAAAGGTGCTAAACGAACTGGAGAATATCGATGATGAGTGTGACCAACTTGGTATTGCGTTTGTGAAAATTGATAACGATGATGAAGCTCAGGAATACGGTATTGAGAAAGTCCCTACTCTGCTTTACTTCGAAAAGGGCATACCCACCTACTATGAAGGTAACTTGGAAGAGGAGGAGAAGGTTTTGGACTGGCTCAGACATCAGAGTGAAAGCGACGAGATCGAAGACATCACCGATGAAATGTTAGACCTTATCATCGACAAAATGCAGTACGTCGCTGTCCTGTTCT ACGACAAGGACCAAAAGAAGAGTCAGAAGATTTTGGCTGAGCTGGAGAACATTGATGACGAATGTGACCAGAATGACATCGCTTTCGTCAAGATTGATGATGATAAGGAAGCTAAGGAGTACGGTATCGAGACTATTCCTACCATGGTGTTCTTCGAGAGGGGTATTCCTCACGTATATGAAGGTGACTTGATGAAGGAAGAAGAGCTGTTGGGATGGCTGCTCCACCAGAAGCGTCACAGCGAGATCCCTGAAGTCACGGACGAAATGATGGACAAACTTATCGTCAGCACCCCTTACTTGGCCGTGATCTTCT ATGACAAAGACGACAAACAAGACATCAGAATCCTGAACGAACTTGAAAACATTGATGACGAACTTGAAAAGGAAGGCATCGTCATCGTCAGAATGGACAATGAGAACGAAGCTAAAGAGTATGGTATCGACCATTTACCGACACTTGTGTACTTCGAGGAAAACATCCCCGCGATATACGAAGGAGACCTGATGAATGAGGATGAAGTGTTGGAGTGGCTGATCGAACAGAAGAACAGTGCTACCATTGAGGAAGTTACCGATGAGATCTTGACTGATCTTATTGAGGAACATGAATATGTCGTCGTTTACTTCA GCGGCAACTGCGAAGAAGGTGAGGAATGCGACAACATCTTGGACGAGTTAGAGAACATTGATGACGAGTTGGACGAGACGGGCATCATATTCGTCACCACTGAGGACATCACGCTCGCCAAGAAGTACGGCATCAAGACCTTCCCCACGCTCGTGTTCTTCAGGAATAAGGACCCGCTTATTTATAAGG GAGATATCGAAGATGAAGACGAAGTACTGGCATGGCTGACTGATGAAGACACACTCGAGATCCCCGGCAAGATCGAGGAAGTCAACGGCAGGATGTTAGAGAAGATTCTAGAAGAAAACGATCACGTTGTTGTATTTTTCT ACAAGGAAGGTGACAAGAAGTCCCAGAAAATCCTGAGCGAGCTCGAAAACATCGACGACGAATGTGAAGAGAAAGACATTGATTTCGTCAAAACATCTGATGATGGCATCGATAAGGAATATGACTTATCGGATTTACCAGCTTTGGCCTTCTACAGACATAAGTTCAGGACCATCTACGAAGGTGACCTGATGCATGAAGAAGCTATTCTCAAGTGGGTGTTAGAACTCCATAGCTCCCAACCTGATGTCATTGAAAACGTAGACAGGAAAACCTTGAAAGATCTTATCAACGACGTCGAGCATCTAGCCGTTTTCTTCT ACAGCGAAGATTGTGACACTTGTGACGATATCCTTGAGGAGTTGGAGACCATTGATGACGACACAGACAAGCACGGCATTCAGTTCGTAAAGTCCAAGGACTCTAAGCTGGCGTCGGATATCGGTATTTTCAGCTTCCCAGCTCTCGTTTACTACGAAACAGGTGTTCCTATCATGTACGACG gGGACCTTTTGGACGAATCTGAGGTGTTGGATTGGATGGTCAAGCAGAAGGAAGACGAAAGTATAGAGGAAATTGATAGAGACCAACTGTTCAAGTATATCGAGACTAAGGAATTTCTGGCTGTTGTTTTCT aTAAAGAAGAAGATCCAAATAGTCCAAAAGTACTTCGACATGTGGAACTTATAGACGACGAAGCAGCAGAATACGGAATCAAAATAGTTAAATGTCACGATAGGTTAATGGCAAAGAAATATGGATTCCGCAACCCGCCAGGAATCACATACTTTAGGAAAACGAAAGCTATCAACTACGATGGAGATATCGACGACGAAGAGGAAATATTAGATTGGTTGACCAACCCTGAGAATATGGAATTGACAGATCATATTGAGAAAGTCAACAGAAAAATGTTTCAGAAGATCAGACAGACTTCGGATTACGTAGCAGTATTCTTTT ACAGTAATGACTGCAAACAGTGCCCTAAAGTGCTGGCAGAGATTGAGCACATAGATGACGATGCTGATGACTCTGGTATTAACTTCGTGAAGATCGATGACAGACAGATGGCTAAGGAGTTTGGAGTGTTTGCTTTGCCTGCtgtgttgttcttcaaaatgGGCTCTAAGGACCCTGTTATTTATGCTG GAGACTTGTACGATGAACAACAACTTCTGAGTTGGTTATTAACACAGAAAAACCCCGCTGGTGATGTCATAGAGGCCCTTGAAGGTCAAGATCTGCTAGACTTGATAGAAGAATCCGGATCACTTGCCGTTTACTTCT ATCGGGATGTTACAGATAGTCTCGACTGCGAACAATGCGCCGGAATATTGGAAGAATTGGAGAATATCGATGATGACTGCGACAGACATGAAATCAAATTCGTTAAAACTCAGGACTATTCAATCGCAGAATCTTATGGAGTGACAGATTTCCCAGTACTGGTGTACTTTGAGAATAATGTACCGAATGTATATGAGGGGTCTTTGgctgaagaagaagaagtactGCAGTGGTTGATTACTCAAAAAACTGAGGATCGTATCGAACTCATTACTAGAGTCATGTTGGAGAAAATGGTAGAAGAAACACAGTATTTGGCTGTATACTTTT ACAAGCTGAATTGCCACATATGCGACCATATTCTAGAAGGATTAGAAAGTATTGACGATGAATGTGATGTCTACGGTATTCACATGGTAAAGATTCAAGATCCACAACTCGCTAAAAGATATTCAATCAAGACTTTCCCGGCTATGGTATATTTCAG GAACGGTAACCCTCTTCTATTTGAAGGTGATTTACAAAATGAAGAGTCTATTCTCGAGTGGCTCATTGATGATGACAATAGGGAATTGGCTGATGAAATCGAGTCTGTTAACGATAGGATGTTAGAGAGATTGCTTTACGAATCGCATCTGTTGGTTGTCTTTTTCT ATGATGACGAAGACTGTGCGGAATGTGAAGAAATTCTGGAATCTCTTGAACAAATAGACGGCGAAGTTGATCAATTTGGTATAGATTTCGTCAAAATCGCCAGTGCTGAAGCCGCTGCTACTTACAACATCGTCAACATACCTTCTTTAGTTTACTTCCGCAAGCAAATACCGATGTTATACGACGGTGACCTCCATCAAGTGGACAGGATCTTGCAGTGGTTGACATCTCAGGACGTCTTTGAGATCAAAAACGAAATTGAGGAGGTGAACCGCAAGATGTTGGACAAATTGTTGGAAGAGAACGAATTCTTGGCTGTTTATTTCT ATGAGAAATCAACAGAAAGCCGTGCGGTATTAGACAAATTGGAGAACATTGACAGCGAAACTGACAACTTGGACATAACATTTGTGAAGATGCAGGACCCGCGGTACGCTCGCAAGTGGGGAGTCACCAAGCTGCCGGCTATCGTGTACTTCAGGAAGAGATTCCCTAGCATATACAGAG GAGACCTCATGTCCGAAGACGAAGTGCTTGAGTGGCTCCGAAAGAACAGGTTCCGACAGCCGGAGCTGAACATCTTCATGTACGCTCTGATAGCGCTGTCAATAGCGTTCGTGATGTACACAGCATTCTTGCTGCAGTGCTTCAAGCCGGCgccgcccgcccccgcgccgcaTCCGAAGCAGGCGTGA
- the LOC124631723 gene encoding uncharacterized protein LOC124631723 isoform X4 — protein sequence MARWLKALAAVLLLAAAATARKSPAPSKHEPQIEEVTAKQLERVLEDKDFVAVYWYARSCVTCDKVLEELEKIDDDTDTFGVDFVKINDKRLAKQYGITKFPALTYFREKEPIIYEGDLMDEESVLDFLTSLEAMDLPDRIEEVNQKILGKIIEDTDYVAVLFCPDHKSCGPSNNKPECKKCAKALQELENIDDEADQLGIGFVKIHDEELAEEYNLGDLPRLVYYRHQIPIIYEGELSREEDVLEWLIANKSTGDEEDIIEDVTAKTLNTLIGNVDNLVVLFYDHGDDESMTVLAELEKIDDDCDRHGIQFVKIDDTKAAKDFGIDDVPSIVYFEKQIPNVYDGDLENEEEILEWLVDQLEKDEIEDVTDEMLDRLIKDGKTVAVLFYDNNDRKSQKVLNELENIDDECDQLGIAFVKIDNDDEAQEYGIEKVPTLLYFEKGIPTYYEGNLEEEEKVLDWLRHQSESDEIEDITDEMLDLIIDKMQYVAVLFYDKDQKKSQKILAELENIDDECDQNDIAFVKIDDDKEAKEYGIETIPTMVFFERGIPHVYEGDLMKEEELLGWLLHQKRHSEIPEVTDEMMDKLIVSTPYLAVIFYDKDDKQDIRILNELENIDDELEKEGIVIVRMDNENEAKEYGIDHLPTLVYFEENIPAIYEGDLMNEDEVLEWLIEQKNSATIEEVTDEILTDLIEEHEYVVVYFSGNCEEGEECDNILDELENIDDELDETGIIFVTTEDITLAKKYGIKTFPTLVFFRNKDPLIYKGDIEDEDEVLAWLTDEDTLEIPGKIEEVNGRMLEKILEENDHVVVFFYKEGDKKSQKILSELENIDDECEEKDIDFVKTSDDGIDKEYDLSDLPALAFYRHKFRTIYEGDLMHEEAILKWVLELHSSQPDVIENVDRKTLKDLINDVEHLAVFFYSEDCDTCDDILEELETIDDDTDKHGIQFVKSKDSKLASDIGIFSFPALVYYETGVPIMYDGDLLDESEVLDWMVKQKEDESIEEIDRDQLFKYIETKEFLAVVFYKEEDPNSPKVLRHVELIDDEAAEYGIKIVKCHDRLMAKKYGFRNPPGITYFRKTKAINYDGDIDDEEEILDWLTNPENMELTDHIEKVNRKMFQKIRQTSDYVAVFFYSNDCKQCPKVLAEIEHIDDDADDSGINFVKIDDRQMAKEFGVFALPAVLFFKMGSKDPVIYAGDLYDEQQLLSWLLTQKNPAGDVIEALEGQDLLDLIEESGSLAVYFYSLDCEQCAGILEELENIDDDCDRHEIKFVKTQDYSIAESYGVTDFPVLVYFENNVPNVYEGSLAEEEEVLQWLITQKTEDRIELITRVMLEKMVEETQYLAVYFYKLNCHICDHILEGLESIDDECDVYGIHMVKIQDPQLAKRYSIKTFPAMVYFRNGNPLLFEGDLQNEESILEWLIDDDNRELADEIESVNDRMLERLLYESHLLVVFFYDDEDCAECEEILESLEQIDGEVDQFGIDFVKIASAEAAATYNIVNIPSLVYFRKQIPMLYDGDLHQVDRILQWLTSQDVFEIKNEIEEVNRKMLDKLLEENEFLAVYFYEKSTESRAVLDKLENIDSETDNLDITFVKMQDPRYARKWGVTKLPAIVYFRKRFPSIYRGDLMSEDEVLEWLRKNRFRQPELNIFMYALIALSIAFVMYTAFLLQCFKPAPPAPAPHPKQA from the exons GGATAGAAGAAGTCAACCAAAAGATCCTCGGGAAAATCATCGAGGACACGGACTATGTAGCCGTTCTCTTCT GTCCTGATCACAAAAGTTGCGGCCCGTCAAACA ATAAACCGGAGTGTAAAAAATGTGCGAAGGCTCTGCAAGAGCTGGAGAACATTGATGACGAGGCTGACCAACTCGGGATCGGTTTCGTGAAGATCCACGACGAGGAACTAGCCGAGGAGTACAATCTTGGAGACTTGCCAAGACTGGTCTACTACAGGCATCAGATACCTATTATCTATGAAG GTGAGCTGAGCAGAGAAGAGGATGTACTGGAATGGTTGATTGCCAACAAATCTACCGGTGATGAAGAGGATATCATTGAAGATGTTACAGCAAAAACTTTGAACACCTTGATTGGGAACGTGGACAACCTTGTCGTACTCTTCT ACGACCACGGCGACGACGAGTCAATGACGGTCCTAGCTGAGCTCGAGAAGATAGACGATGACTGCGACCGCCACGGCATTCAGTTCGTCAAGATTGATGACACTAAGGCGGCTAAGGACTTCGGCATCGATGACGTACCATCCATCGTCTACTTCGAAAAGCAGATTCCCAATGTTTACGACG gtGACCTTGAGAACGAAGAAGAAATCCTGGAATGGCTGGTCGATCAATTAGAAAAGGATGAAATTGAAGATGTCACCGATGAAATGTTGGACCGTCTCATCAAAGACGGCAAAACTGTCGCCGTGttatttt ATGATAATAACGATCGTAAATCACAAAAGGTGCTAAACGAACTGGAGAATATCGATGATGAGTGTGACCAACTTGGTATTGCGTTTGTGAAAATTGATAACGATGATGAAGCTCAGGAATACGGTATTGAGAAAGTCCCTACTCTGCTTTACTTCGAAAAGGGCATACCCACCTACTATGAAGGTAACTTGGAAGAGGAGGAGAAGGTTTTGGACTGGCTCAGACATCAGAGTGAAAGCGACGAGATCGAAGACATCACCGATGAAATGTTAGACCTTATCATCGACAAAATGCAGTACGTCGCTGTCCTGTTCT ACGACAAGGACCAAAAGAAGAGTCAGAAGATTTTGGCTGAGCTGGAGAACATTGATGACGAATGTGACCAGAATGACATCGCTTTCGTCAAGATTGATGATGATAAGGAAGCTAAGGAGTACGGTATCGAGACTATTCCTACCATGGTGTTCTTCGAGAGGGGTATTCCTCACGTATATGAAGGTGACTTGATGAAGGAAGAAGAGCTGTTGGGATGGCTGCTCCACCAGAAGCGTCACAGCGAGATCCCTGAAGTCACGGACGAAATGATGGACAAACTTATCGTCAGCACCCCTTACTTGGCCGTGATCTTCT ATGACAAAGACGACAAACAAGACATCAGAATCCTGAACGAACTTGAAAACATTGATGACGAACTTGAAAAGGAAGGCATCGTCATCGTCAGAATGGACAATGAGAACGAAGCTAAAGAGTATGGTATCGACCATTTACCGACACTTGTGTACTTCGAGGAAAACATCCCCGCGATATACGAAGGAGACCTGATGAATGAGGATGAAGTGTTGGAGTGGCTGATCGAACAGAAGAACAGTGCTACCATTGAGGAAGTTACCGATGAGATCTTGACTGATCTTATTGAGGAACATGAATATGTCGTCGTTTACTTCA GCGGCAACTGCGAAGAAGGTGAGGAATGCGACAACATCTTGGACGAGTTAGAGAACATTGATGACGAGTTGGACGAGACGGGCATCATATTCGTCACCACTGAGGACATCACGCTCGCCAAGAAGTACGGCATCAAGACCTTCCCCACGCTCGTGTTCTTCAGGAATAAGGACCCGCTTATTTATAAGG GAGATATCGAAGATGAAGACGAAGTACTGGCATGGCTGACTGATGAAGACACACTCGAGATCCCCGGCAAGATCGAGGAAGTCAACGGCAGGATGTTAGAGAAGATTCTAGAAGAAAACGATCACGTTGTTGTATTTTTCT ACAAGGAAGGTGACAAGAAGTCCCAGAAAATCCTGAGCGAGCTCGAAAACATCGACGACGAATGTGAAGAGAAAGACATTGATTTCGTCAAAACATCTGATGATGGCATCGATAAGGAATATGACTTATCGGATTTACCAGCTTTGGCCTTCTACAGACATAAGTTCAGGACCATCTACGAAGGTGACCTGATGCATGAAGAAGCTATTCTCAAGTGGGTGTTAGAACTCCATAGCTCCCAACCTGATGTCATTGAAAACGTAGACAGGAAAACCTTGAAAGATCTTATCAACGACGTCGAGCATCTAGCCGTTTTCTTCT ACAGCGAAGATTGTGACACTTGTGACGATATCCTTGAGGAGTTGGAGACCATTGATGACGACACAGACAAGCACGGCATTCAGTTCGTAAAGTCCAAGGACTCTAAGCTGGCGTCGGATATCGGTATTTTCAGCTTCCCAGCTCTCGTTTACTACGAAACAGGTGTTCCTATCATGTACGACG gGGACCTTTTGGACGAATCTGAGGTGTTGGATTGGATGGTCAAGCAGAAGGAAGACGAAAGTATAGAGGAAATTGATAGAGACCAACTGTTCAAGTATATCGAGACTAAGGAATTTCTGGCTGTTGTTTTCT aTAAAGAAGAAGATCCAAATAGTCCAAAAGTACTTCGACATGTGGAACTTATAGACGACGAAGCAGCAGAATACGGAATCAAAATAGTTAAATGTCACGATAGGTTAATGGCAAAGAAATATGGATTCCGCAACCCGCCAGGAATCACATACTTTAGGAAAACGAAAGCTATCAACTACGATGGAGATATCGACGACGAAGAGGAAATATTAGATTGGTTGACCAACCCTGAGAATATGGAATTGACAGATCATATTGAGAAAGTCAACAGAAAAATGTTTCAGAAGATCAGACAGACTTCGGATTACGTAGCAGTATTCTTTT ACAGTAATGACTGCAAACAGTGCCCTAAAGTGCTGGCAGAGATTGAGCACATAGATGACGATGCTGATGACTCTGGTATTAACTTCGTGAAGATCGATGACAGACAGATGGCTAAGGAGTTTGGAGTGTTTGCTTTGCCTGCtgtgttgttcttcaaaatgGGCTCTAAGGACCCTGTTATTTATGCTG GAGACTTGTACGATGAACAACAACTTCTGAGTTGGTTATTAACACAGAAAAACCCCGCTGGTGATGTCATAGAGGCCCTTGAAGGTCAAGATCTGCTAGACTTGATAGAAGAATCCGGATCACTTGCCGTTTACTTCT ATAGTCTCGACTGCGAACAATGCGCCGGAATATTGGAAGAATTGGAGAATATCGATGATGACTGCGACAGACATGAAATCAAATTCGTTAAAACTCAGGACTATTCAATCGCAGAATCTTATGGAGTGACAGATTTCCCAGTACTGGTGTACTTTGAGAATAATGTACCGAATGTATATGAGGGGTCTTTGgctgaagaagaagaagtactGCAGTGGTTGATTACTCAAAAAACTGAGGATCGTATCGAACTCATTACTAGAGTCATGTTGGAGAAAATGGTAGAAGAAACACAGTATTTGGCTGTATACTTTT ACAAGCTGAATTGCCACATATGCGACCATATTCTAGAAGGATTAGAAAGTATTGACGATGAATGTGATGTCTACGGTATTCACATGGTAAAGATTCAAGATCCACAACTCGCTAAAAGATATTCAATCAAGACTTTCCCGGCTATGGTATATTTCAG GAACGGTAACCCTCTTCTATTTGAAGGTGATTTACAAAATGAAGAGTCTATTCTCGAGTGGCTCATTGATGATGACAATAGGGAATTGGCTGATGAAATCGAGTCTGTTAACGATAGGATGTTAGAGAGATTGCTTTACGAATCGCATCTGTTGGTTGTCTTTTTCT ATGATGACGAAGACTGTGCGGAATGTGAAGAAATTCTGGAATCTCTTGAACAAATAGACGGCGAAGTTGATCAATTTGGTATAGATTTCGTCAAAATCGCCAGTGCTGAAGCCGCTGCTACTTACAACATCGTCAACATACCTTCTTTAGTTTACTTCCGCAAGCAAATACCGATGTTATACGACGGTGACCTCCATCAAGTGGACAGGATCTTGCAGTGGTTGACATCTCAGGACGTCTTTGAGATCAAAAACGAAATTGAGGAGGTGAACCGCAAGATGTTGGACAAATTGTTGGAAGAGAACGAATTCTTGGCTGTTTATTTCT ATGAGAAATCAACAGAAAGCCGTGCGGTATTAGACAAATTGGAGAACATTGACAGCGAAACTGACAACTTGGACATAACATTTGTGAAGATGCAGGACCCGCGGTACGCTCGCAAGTGGGGAGTCACCAAGCTGCCGGCTATCGTGTACTTCAGGAAGAGATTCCCTAGCATATACAGAG GAGACCTCATGTCCGAAGACGAAGTGCTTGAGTGGCTCCGAAAGAACAGGTTCCGACAGCCGGAGCTGAACATCTTCATGTACGCTCTGATAGCGCTGTCAATAGCGTTCGTGATGTACACAGCATTCTTGCTGCAGTGCTTCAAGCCGGCgccgcccgcccccgcgccgcaTCCGAAGCAGGCGTGA